One Ornithodoros turicata isolate Travis unplaced genomic scaffold, ASM3712646v1 Chromosome15, whole genome shotgun sequence DNA window includes the following coding sequences:
- the LOC135372434 gene encoding uncharacterized protein LOC135372434 isoform X2 produces MAIKGAEIRKPPRFVSEDYNVVMPRKCIVENCDRYRDPGSGVSFHSLPKHNPQQYLQWVQWLEAVHGKAYNYRKSDGVCSLHFEQSSFFVGHHRAKLRPDSCPCIPPTQSQQRKSASVRQGFVPDTQAPEPPPLPKEVAELGKDPQSSQAFFRQHREGEQSGEQADTEGTSLVETGDLETSLRQVSETGFEFLQTSSPSFEVLTIPVEELCEKPQKCYDESGSHSP; encoded by the exons ATGGCAATAAAAGGAGCTGAAATCCGAAAGCCCCCGCGTTTTGTTTCGGAAGACTACAACGTCGTCATGCCCAGGAAATGCATCGTGGAGAACTGTGACCGGTATCGAGACCCAGGGTCAGGAGTGTCTTTCCACAG CCTGCCTAAACATAACCCACAGCAGTACCTGCAGTGGGTGCAGTGGTTAGAAGCTGTGCATGGAAAGGCATATAACTACCGCAAGAGTGATGGTGTTTGCTCACTGCATTTCGAACAGTCATCTTTCTTTGTCGGACATCACCGAGCTAAATTGAGGCCTGATTCATGCCCTTGCATACCCCCAACGCAATCCCAGCAACGCAAAAGTGCCAGCGTTAGGCAG GGATTTGTACCAGACACGCAAGCACCGGAACCACCACCATTACCAAAAGAGGTTGCAGAACTTGGGAAGGATCCACAATCATCTCAG GCATTTTTTAGACAGCACCGGGAAGGAGAGCAAAGCGGTGAACAAGCTGACACCGAAGGCACAAGCTTGGTGGAAACAGGAgaccttgagacttcgcttcgGCAGGTTTCTGAG ACAGGATTCGAATTCCTGCAAACATCTTCCCCGAGCTTTGAAGTCTTGACCATTCCAGTAGA
- the LOC135372434 gene encoding uncharacterized protein LOC135372434 isoform X3: MARLGFPFLFVHHLFCFPLPKHNPQQYLQWVQWLEAVHGKAYNYRKSDGVCSLHFEQSSFFVGHHRAKLRPDSCPCIPPTQSQQRKSASVRQGFVPDTQAPEPPPLPKEVAELGKDPQSSQAFFRQHREGEQSGEQADTEGTSLVETGDLETSLRQVSETGFEFLQTSSPSFEVLTIPVEELCEKPQKCYDESGSHSP; this comes from the exons ATGGCTCGACTCGGCTTTCCATTCTTGTTCGTACATCACCTCTTCTGCTTTCC CCTGCCTAAACATAACCCACAGCAGTACCTGCAGTGGGTGCAGTGGTTAGAAGCTGTGCATGGAAAGGCATATAACTACCGCAAGAGTGATGGTGTTTGCTCACTGCATTTCGAACAGTCATCTTTCTTTGTCGGACATCACCGAGCTAAATTGAGGCCTGATTCATGCCCTTGCATACCCCCAACGCAATCCCAGCAACGCAAAAGTGCCAGCGTTAGGCAG GGATTTGTACCAGACACGCAAGCACCGGAACCACCACCATTACCAAAAGAGGTTGCAGAACTTGGGAAGGATCCACAATCATCTCAG GCATTTTTTAGACAGCACCGGGAAGGAGAGCAAAGCGGTGAACAAGCTGACACCGAAGGCACAAGCTTGGTGGAAACAGGAgaccttgagacttcgcttcgGCAGGTTTCTGAG ACAGGATTCGAATTCCTGCAAACATCTTCCCCGAGCTTTGAAGTCTTGACCATTCCAGTAGA